In Treponema rectale, a single genomic region encodes these proteins:
- a CDS encoding TM2 domain-containing protein, with protein MESTKVDMFLAQNSKKLPADKIYLIKDKLASVDDSRFMVISSVELKDPTTITIISVLLGSLGIDRFMIGNIGLGILKLLTMGLCGVMTIIDWFLIGKKTREVNFNELMKVL; from the coding sequence ATGGAATCAACAAAAGTTGATATGTTCCTTGCTCAAAACTCAAAAAAACTGCCTGCCGACAAGATTTATTTAATCAAAGATAAACTTGCAAGTGTAGACGATTCCCGTTTCATGGTTATTTCTTCAGTAGAACTGAAAGACCCAACAACGATAACAATTATCAGTGTTCTTTTAGGAAGTCTTGGTATCGACCGTTTTATGATTGGAAACATCGGCTTAGGAATCTTAAAACTCCTTACCATGGGACTCTGTGGAGTCATGACAATCATTGACTGGTTCCTCATTGGAAAGAAAACAAGAGAAGTAAACTTCAATGAACTGATGAAGGTACTCTAA
- a CDS encoding glycoside hydrolase family 3 protein, translated as MKKLLFSIYLSFFVFTGLSHAQTSLPQDVDFWSNYPDDVLAETLVSRMSDEELLAQILMFGWAGAEPSDLLNSWVIQRGLGSVKVFGWNTEDIRKVAKSVRILQTEAAGRRFKIPLFVATDQEGGWIRHVKGETSDTPGNMAIGASGYPIDAYYSGYYINKEIKALGINMNFAPTVDIYTDLGSTVIGPRSFGSDPVNVGILGEAFAAGSIAAGVIPTAKHFPGHGDTSQDSHGKLPQINIDEEVFESRELVPFKYLIRAGIPAIMSAHLSFPNIEPDGTPASLSKKMLTELLRNKLGYKGLIITDDMQMNGATLFAGSAHKAFTMAIEAGNDIIISSETATLGSQIWTKNLALMQSSTEFKNRVREAARHVILAKLKYFKSPDAAPLYPDEKTIYEYIPDKEGQKFFLEQACRSISVYRKGEFPYRDNGESILIAGPFNSLFDEGRKRYPSADTFHFSYSLKEDESNYSSWNADGLYYTARRYDTIIITVYDRHTANIAKRLRDMGKRVIILSIMSPVHVLEDFDWADTILCGYSYSNYSYAALFGALAGEFEPQGKIPLDGDF; from the coding sequence ATGAAAAAACTTTTATTCAGTATATATTTGTCTTTTTTTGTTTTTACCGGGCTTTCTCATGCTCAGACTTCCCTTCCTCAGGATGTGGATTTCTGGAGCAATTATCCTGATGATGTTCTGGCAGAAACCCTTGTAAGCCGCATGAGTGATGAAGAGCTTCTTGCTCAGATACTTATGTTCGGCTGGGCAGGAGCAGAACCAAGTGATCTTCTTAATTCCTGGGTCATACAGAGAGGTCTCGGCAGCGTTAAAGTTTTTGGATGGAACACTGAAGATATAAGGAAAGTTGCAAAGTCAGTGCGTATTTTGCAGACGGAAGCAGCAGGCAGAAGGTTTAAGATTCCGCTTTTTGTTGCAACAGACCAGGAAGGCGGGTGGATACGTCATGTAAAGGGAGAAACTTCTGACACTCCCGGCAATATGGCAATCGGTGCTTCCGGATATCCGATCGATGCATATTATTCAGGGTATTACATTAATAAAGAAATCAAGGCGCTGGGAATCAACATGAATTTTGCGCCTACCGTAGATATTTATACGGATTTAGGTTCAACAGTAATCGGTCCACGTTCTTTCGGTTCTGATCCTGTGAATGTAGGAATTTTAGGAGAAGCCTTTGCAGCTGGTTCTATAGCAGCCGGCGTAATTCCTACGGCAAAACATTTTCCGGGACACGGAGATACTTCTCAGGACAGTCACGGTAAGCTTCCTCAGATTAATATTGATGAAGAGGTTTTTGAATCCAGGGAACTTGTTCCTTTTAAATACCTTATCAGGGCAGGCATTCCTGCAATCATGAGCGCACATCTTTCTTTTCCGAATATAGAACCGGACGGTACTCCTGCCAGCCTTTCTAAAAAAATGCTTACGGAACTTCTCCGCAATAAGCTGGGCTACAAGGGACTTATCATTACCGACGACATGCAGATGAACGGAGCGACTCTTTTTGCCGGTTCCGCTCACAAGGCCTTTACAATGGCAATAGAGGCCGGTAACGACATTATTATTTCTTCAGAAACTGCAACTTTAGGTTCTCAGATATGGACAAAAAACCTTGCCCTGATGCAGAGCAGCACGGAATTTAAAAACCGTGTCCGGGAAGCAGCCCGTCATGTAATTCTTGCAAAACTTAAGTATTTTAAGAGTCCTGATGCAGCACCCCTTTATCCTGACGAAAAAACCATCTATGAATATATTCCTGATAAGGAAGGGCAGAAGTTTTTCCTTGAGCAGGCCTGCCGTTCAATCAGTGTTTACAGAAAGGGAGAGTTTCCCTACAGGGATAATGGTGAGAGCATTCTGATTGCAGGACCCTTTAATTCTCTTTTTGACGAGGGAAGAAAGCGTTATCCTTCGGCTGATACTTTTCATTTCAGTTATTCCCTGAAGGAAGACGAAAGCAATTATTCCAGCTGGAATGCAGACGGTCTTTACTATACTGCCAGACGCTATGACACGATTATAATTACGGTATATGACAGGCATACGGCAAATATTGCAAAGCGGCTGAGGGATATGGGAAAGCGGGTAATAATCCTCAGCATAATGTCTCCTGTTCATGTGCTGGAAGATTTTGACTGGGCTGATACGATTTTATGCGGGTACAGCTACTCAAACTACTCTTATGCGGCTTTGTTCGGTGCCCTTGCCGGTGAATTTGAACCTCAGGGAAAGATTCCTCTGGACGGGGATTTTTAA
- a CDS encoding helix-turn-helix domain-containing protein, with protein sequence MTSEEFRLMVAGNIRRIRKINNLTQMALAEKADISVGYLCDLESGNKWGTPETIVKLASSLNVEPGQFFERDNQKTDNANDLLMLGNILKKGIDETIENFVENYKNIN encoded by the coding sequence ATGACTTCAGAAGAATTCAGGTTGATGGTTGCAGGCAACATAAGAAGAATTAGAAAGATAAATAACCTAACTCAAATGGCGTTAGCTGAAAAAGCAGATATATCAGTGGGGTATCTGTGTGATTTGGAGTCAGGGAATAAATGGGGAACTCCAGAAACAATTGTAAAACTTGCTTCTTCGTTAAATGTAGAGCCTGGTCAGTTTTTTGAACGTGATAACCAAAAAACAGATAATGCAAATGATTTACTTATGCTGGGAAATATATTGAAAAAAGGTATTGATGAAACAATAGAAAATTTTGTGGAAAATTACAAAAATATTAATTAG
- a CDS encoding MATE family efflux transporter encodes MKTYDMTEGNPFRLIIFYSLPMLIGQVFQQLYSMCDTVIVGRLLGSSALGAVGNTGPMNFLVLGFLFGMTSGFAVITAQRFGAKDEAGLKKSVAQNILLNAASAVVITILACAFTKPILRAIHTPEGSFFNDSFNYIFIIYAGIPALVLYNGCACVLRAVGDSKTPLYFLIVSSFLNIVLDIVFIKYCGMGVGGAAFATVISQGISGVLSLLWIIIKFPSLHVKLSDFNGGRQFMMRHLTIGLSMGFQFSITAIGVVVLQGALNLFGEVKISAYTAAQKVEQLVTVAAGVIGTTMTTYAGQNLGAGRIDRIREGVTKSTIISVSFAVLAAVLALLLSDQMTAIFIDRNEAGMTAEKWAEILKSSATYLKICGLNFPVLFVLFIYRNTLQGVNRGFWPLMGGVFELVARTVAAYTLPSVLGYAGICAAGPIAWAAAAIPLAFACYIQLYSKKHPLV; translated from the coding sequence ATGAAAACTTATGACATGACTGAAGGTAATCCGTTCAGGCTGATTATTTTTTATTCTCTTCCGATGCTTATCGGACAGGTGTTTCAGCAGCTTTACAGCATGTGTGATACCGTTATTGTCGGCCGTCTTTTAGGGTCCAGTGCCCTGGGTGCTGTCGGTAATACCGGCCCTATGAACTTTCTTGTCCTGGGGTTTCTCTTCGGAATGACCAGCGGTTTTGCCGTAATTACAGCCCAGCGTTTTGGTGCCAAGGATGAAGCCGGATTAAAGAAGTCTGTAGCTCAGAACATTCTCCTTAATGCTGCCAGTGCTGTTGTCATAACGATTCTTGCCTGTGCCTTTACAAAACCTATATTGAGGGCAATTCATACTCCGGAAGGAAGTTTTTTTAACGATTCCTTCAATTATATCTTTATAATTTATGCGGGAATTCCGGCACTTGTTCTGTATAACGGCTGTGCCTGTGTTCTTCGTGCCGTCGGGGATTCAAAAACTCCGCTGTATTTTCTTATTGTTTCTTCTTTCCTGAATATCGTTCTTGACATTGTATTCATCAAGTACTGCGGAATGGGAGTAGGAGGAGCAGCTTTTGCTACTGTAATCTCCCAGGGAATATCAGGAGTTTTAAGCCTTCTGTGGATAATCATAAAGTTTCCGTCTCTTCACGTAAAACTCTCAGACTTTAACGGCGGAAGACAGTTCATGATGCGCCATCTTACCATCGGTTTGAGCATGGGCTTTCAGTTTTCCATAACCGCCATTGGTGTTGTGGTTCTTCAGGGTGCATTGAACCTTTTTGGTGAAGTAAAGATTTCTGCTTATACTGCAGCCCAGAAGGTTGAGCAGCTGGTAACGGTTGCAGCCGGAGTTATAGGTACTACAATGACGACTTATGCCGGTCAGAATCTTGGTGCCGGACGTATAGACAGAATCAGGGAAGGTGTTACAAAATCAACCATAATCAGTGTTAGTTTTGCTGTACTGGCTGCAGTGCTTGCCCTCCTTCTCAGTGACCAGATGACGGCAATATTTATAGACAGGAATGAAGCCGGAATGACTGCAGAAAAATGGGCAGAGATACTTAAGTCTTCTGCTACCTATCTTAAAATCTGCGGTCTGAATTTTCCGGTGTTGTTTGTACTGTTCATTTACAGGAATACCCTTCAGGGGGTAAACAGGGGTTTCTGGCCTCTTATGGGCGGTGTTTTTGAACTTGTGGCAAGAACTGTTGCAGCTTACACCCTTCCGTCCGTACTGGGGTATGCAGGAATCTGTGCAGCAGGACCAATAGCCTGGGCTGCCGCAGCCATACCGCTGGCATTTGCCTGCTACATCCAGCTGTATTCAAAAAAGCATCCGCTGGTGTAA
- a CDS encoding transglycosylase SLT domain-containing protein → MFTNNKILSEKIRGAAAFSIFFTVLCAAIVIFIPDNSSLNSTELQLSLEEENEEDFFFDFNQDDISELVLDTSKKEDQGLKYYRQAESKAAVEWFYARITGSTEIASAVLKEADANDIPLSLAFALAHTESSYNVNAYHKNTNGTIDRGLFQLNNTSFPKLTETEFYDPAVSAKYGLAHLKFCITTAGNEIAGLAMYNAGTVKVRRNGTPQITLNYISQIEHYKAALEENFESEVISFFEDGGLKKLAMR, encoded by the coding sequence ATGTTTACGAACAACAAAATTCTATCAGAAAAGATCCGGGGAGCTGCTGCATTTAGCATTTTTTTTACAGTACTTTGCGCAGCCATCGTTATTTTTATTCCGGACAACTCATCCCTCAACAGCACAGAATTACAGCTGTCTTTAGAAGAAGAAAACGAGGAAGATTTTTTCTTTGATTTTAATCAGGACGATATTTCTGAATTAGTACTTGATACTTCAAAAAAAGAAGACCAGGGACTCAAATATTATCGTCAGGCAGAAAGCAAGGCAGCCGTTGAATGGTTCTATGCCCGCATTACAGGAAGCACAGAAATTGCATCAGCCGTTCTTAAGGAAGCAGACGCAAATGACATTCCCCTTTCACTTGCCTTTGCCCTCGCACACACGGAAAGTTCCTACAATGTAAACGCATATCACAAAAACACCAACGGAACTATCGACAGGGGACTTTTTCAGCTGAACAATACAAGTTTTCCGAAACTTACGGAAACAGAATTCTACGATCCTGCCGTATCAGCAAAATACGGACTTGCACACCTTAAGTTCTGCATTACGACAGCCGGAAACGAAATTGCCGGTCTTGCAATGTACAATGCCGGAACTGTAAAAGTTCGCCGCAATGGTACACCACAGATAACCCTGAACTATATTTCACAGATTGAACATTACAAGGCAGCCCTTGAAGAAAACTTTGAATCAGAAGTAATTTCCTTCTTTGAAGACGGCGGATTAAAGAAACTTGCAATGAGATAA